The stretch of DNA CGGCCGCGCGTCCCGGTGCCCGCAGCCGACATCGTCATCCCGGGGCCGCGCAGCGGAGCCCGGGCGTCAGACGCGCCGACATGCAAAAGCAAGGCACCGTCTGTGGTTCTTGATTCCGGGCTCGCCTCCGGCACCCCGGAATGACGGCGTGCGTTCCCCCAACCCGTTCGACCGCCGCCCGACCGGTCCGGGCTCGTTCCGATCGGAAGACGGTTTGCGGCCCTGAAAAAATTCGTCCATTGAGGCCGCGACTGCCCGCGCAGGGCTACAAGATACCGTCAGACGTCTCGGGACGACCCTCATGGCCACACCGGAATTCGATCTCAACGACATCAAGCGCCGGATGCAGGGCGCCGTCGCCTCGCTCTCGAAGGATCTCGGCTCGCTGCGCACCGGCCGCGCCACGCCGTCGCTCGTCGACCCGATCCAGGTCGACGCCTACGGCTCGATGATGCCGATGGCCCAAGTCGCTACCGTCAGCGTGCCAGAGCCGCGGCTCCTGTCGATCTCGGTCTGGGACCGGAGCATGGTCACCGCCGTCGAGAAGGCGATCCGCGAATCCGACCTCGGCCTCAATCCGCAGACCGAGGGGCAGACCATTCGGCTCCGCATCCCCGAGATGAACGAGCAGCGCCGCAAGGAGATGGTCAAGGTCGCCCACAAGTACACCGAGGAGGCCCGCGTCGCCGTCCGCCACGTCCGCCGGGACGGCCTCGACCACCTCAAGAAGCTCCTGAAGGACAGCGCCATCTCGGAGGATGACGAGAAGCGTCAGGCCACCGACGTTCAGAAGGCGACCGACCAGTACATCGCCGAGATCGACGGCGTGCTGGCCTCCAAGGAGAAGGAGATCATGCAGGTCTGAGGCGAAGGACGGGACGCGCGTGACCTCCGCCGCCGCACCGGCCGCGCGTCCCTCGGGGCGGCGCGAGCTGTGGCTGCGCGTCGCCTCGGGTCTCGTGCTCGGGGCCGGCGTGCTGGCCGCGCTGGTCTATGGCGGCTGGCCCTTCGCGGGGATCTGGCTCGCCGCCGGCATCGTCGGCTTCGCCGAGTGGATGGTGATGAGCCGCACCGAGCCGCGCGAGGTGCTGATCGCGCTGGGCGCGGCGACACTCGGGGCCCTGCTGCTCTGCCAGCGCGGCGGTGCGCCGACGCCGGCCTGCCTTGCGGTCCTGCTGCTGGGTGCCGCGGCCTGCGCCACCGTGGCCCGGACCGGCCGGGGACGGCTCCGCGCCTTCCTTGGTGTGCTCGGCGCGGCGGCGGTCGCGGCGGTGCCGGTCGCCCTGCGCGACGACCCCGCCATTGGACTTGTCGGGCCGGCCTGGATGTTCGCGGTGGTCTGGTGCACCGACATCGCCGCCTATTTCGCCGGCCGAAAGATCGGCGGACCGAAGCTGATGCCCCGGGTCTCGCCGAACAAGACTTGGTCGGGCGCCCTCGGTGGCCTCGTCGGCGCGGTCGCGGCCGGCACGCTCGTCCCGGTGGTCGCCGACCTCGCCGGGATGACCTTGCCCAGCGCCGCTTCCCTGCCCGTGGTGGCGGGCGTGAGCGCGCTGGCCTCCGTCCTGAGCCAGGCGGGGGACCTCATCGAATCTGGGCTGAAGCGCCATTACGGCGTCAAGGATTCCGGCAGGATCATCCCGGGCCATGGCGGCGTCATGGACCGGCTCGACGGATTTTTTGCGGTGGCCGCGCTGGCGGCCGTCTATCTCGCCCTGCTCGGGATCGGTGCGATCGCGTGACGATGAGGGAGTTGAACCTGTGACCCAGATCGTCAGCGTCTTCGGCGCCACCGGCTCGATCGGTCGCTCGACCGCCGACCTGCTGGCCCAGCACGCCGGCCGGTTCCGCGTCGGTGCCCTGGTCGGCGGCAAGGATCCCATCGCACTGGCCAAGGTCGCCCGCGAGTTGAACGCCTCGTTCGCGGCGCTCGCCGACGAAGCCGCAGGCCCGGTCCTCGCAGAGGCCCTGTCGGGTTCCGGAATCCCGAGCGGGGCGGGTGAGGGCGCCGTCATGGAGGCGGTCGCCCGGGACGCCGATATCGTGGTGGCGGCGGTGAGCGGGGCGGCCGGGCTGAGATCGACCCACGCGGCGCTTCGTCTCGGCCGCACGGTCGCGCTGGCCAACAAAGAGAGCCTCGTCTGCGCCGGTGATGCCTTCATGCGCGACGCGGCGCGCTACGGCGCCACGATCCTGCCGATGGATTCCGAGCACGACGCCCTGAGCCAGGCGCTGGCCGGCCGTCCGCTCGCCGATGTCCGCACCATGATGATCACGGCCTCGGGCGGTCCGTTCCGGACCTGGAGCCGCGAACGAATTGCTGCCGCTTCCCCGGCCGAGGCAGCCGCCCATCCAACCTGGTCGATGGGCATGAAGATCAACATCGATTCGGCGAGCCTGATGAACAAGGGCCTCGAGCTGATCGAGGCGCACCACCTGTTCGGCATCGAACCCGAGCGCCTGGACGTCGTGGTGCACCCGCAATCGGTGATCCACGGCATGGTCTACTGGCTCGACGGCGCCGTCACCGCCGAGCTGGCTCTGCCCGACATGCGCGTGCCGATCTCGCACTGCCTGGGGCTCGGCGACCGCCTGACTATCGAGCGGGGCCGGCCCCTCGACCTCGTGAAGCTCGGATCGCTGACCTTCGAGGCGGCGGATGAGGCGCGCTTCCCCTGCCTGCGGATCGCCCGCGCGGCGCTGGCGGCCGGCGGCGCGGCGCCGACCGTGATGAACGCGGCCAACGAGATCGCGGTGGCGGCCTTCATCGCCGGCCGGATCGGCTTCTACGGGATCAGCGATCTGGTCGAGCGCGCCTGCACGCACTTCGCCGGTCCGTACCGGTCAGCGCCGGCCGACGTCGACGAGGCGCTCGCCATCGACGCGCATGTGCGGGCCTGGAGCGCCGAGGCGCTGCCGGAGCTGCGCGCGGCCGGTTAGACCCCGTCTCTACGGGCGCAGGGAAGCAACC from Methylobacterium sp. PvR107 encodes:
- the dxr gene encoding 1-deoxy-D-xylulose-5-phosphate reductoisomerase, with amino-acid sequence MTQIVSVFGATGSIGRSTADLLAQHAGRFRVGALVGGKDPIALAKVARELNASFAALADEAAGPVLAEALSGSGIPSGAGEGAVMEAVARDADIVVAAVSGAAGLRSTHAALRLGRTVALANKESLVCAGDAFMRDAARYGATILPMDSEHDALSQALAGRPLADVRTMMITASGGPFRTWSRERIAAASPAEAAAHPTWSMGMKINIDSASLMNKGLELIEAHHLFGIEPERLDVVVHPQSVIHGMVYWLDGAVTAELALPDMRVPISHCLGLGDRLTIERGRPLDLVKLGSLTFEAADEARFPCLRIARAALAAGGAAPTVMNAANEIAVAAFIAGRIGFYGISDLVERACTHFAGPYRSAPADVDEALAIDAHVRAWSAEALPELRAAG
- the frr gene encoding ribosome recycling factor; the encoded protein is MATPEFDLNDIKRRMQGAVASLSKDLGSLRTGRATPSLVDPIQVDAYGSMMPMAQVATVSVPEPRLLSISVWDRSMVTAVEKAIRESDLGLNPQTEGQTIRLRIPEMNEQRRKEMVKVAHKYTEEARVAVRHVRRDGLDHLKKLLKDSAISEDDEKRQATDVQKATDQYIAEIDGVLASKEKEIMQV
- a CDS encoding phosphatidate cytidylyltransferase, which encodes MTSAAAPAARPSGRRELWLRVASGLVLGAGVLAALVYGGWPFAGIWLAAGIVGFAEWMVMSRTEPREVLIALGAATLGALLLCQRGGAPTPACLAVLLLGAAACATVARTGRGRLRAFLGVLGAAAVAAVPVALRDDPAIGLVGPAWMFAVVWCTDIAAYFAGRKIGGPKLMPRVSPNKTWSGALGGLVGAVAAGTLVPVVADLAGMTLPSAASLPVVAGVSALASVLSQAGDLIESGLKRHYGVKDSGRIIPGHGGVMDRLDGFFAVAALAAVYLALLGIGAIA